A single region of the Glycine max cultivar Williams 82 chromosome 20, Glycine_max_v4.0, whole genome shotgun sequence genome encodes:
- the LOC100818055 gene encoding uncharacterized protein, giving the protein MKRQRGVNVNAVRPIMNNPPSVEDVAAAAMGKKKVKKEGEQKVGKRVVEEEERKESTRDMVGVGGYLQQQQQGGGMMGWNWEENMPLVGGVVDEQMSWGSTWFPGWDMDLLGGDAFTALYNDVLWDDDIWNLNNQIPIPLDTKRFHFG; this is encoded by the coding sequence ATGAAGAGGCAGAGGGGTGTGAATGTGAATGCTGTTAGGCCCATCATGAATAATCCTCCCAGTGTTGAAGATGTGGCAGCAGCAGCAATGGGGAAGAAGAAAGTGAAGAAAGAGGGTGAGCAGAAGGTGGGGAAGCGTGTGGTGGAGGAAGAGGAGAGAAAGGAAAGTACTAGAGACATGGTGGGTGTGGGTGGGTATTTGCAGCAACAGCAACAAGGTGGTGGCATGATGGGTTGGAATTGGGAGGAGAATATGCCATTGGTGGGAGGTGTGGTGGATGAACAAATGTCATGGGGCTCCACTTGGTTCCCTGGTTGGGACATGGACTTGTTGGGGGGTGATGCTTTCACTGCCTTGTACAATGATGTTCTTTGGGATGATGATATCTGGAACCTCAACAACCAAATTCCAATTCCCTTAGATACTAAGAGGTTTCATTTCGGCTAG